The following coding sequences are from one Halorubrum sp. BOL3-1 window:
- the surE gene encoding 5'/3'-nucleotidase SurE — protein MPTEILVTNDDGIDAVGIRALADALSREYDVTVVAPESNQSGVGGARSWWETTVEYAETDRGYAVKGTPADCVAVADVALGLDPDVVVSGCNHGPNIGAHILGQSGTVGAAMEASFLGTPAIAVSLYDRGNLPVPPTLDADDFAVAGEVVTDLLDRTDEGRLPFGADVLNVNVPAADDEAAADPTYRLTEPARGFDVIEFRPGEEGPGEEEPDDENVPEGWEFSERRGEMGMELRDRFWREFLRGDVADDPGSDRRAAVDGEVSISPLSSSRAIAGERAGDLVETGRRTETRPD, from the coding sequence ATGCCAACCGAGATCCTCGTCACCAACGACGACGGGATCGACGCCGTCGGGATCCGGGCGCTCGCAGACGCGCTTTCGCGCGAGTACGACGTGACGGTCGTCGCGCCCGAGAGCAACCAGTCCGGCGTCGGGGGCGCGCGCTCGTGGTGGGAGACCACGGTCGAGTACGCCGAGACCGACCGCGGCTACGCGGTCAAGGGGACCCCCGCCGACTGCGTCGCGGTCGCGGACGTCGCGCTCGGACTCGACCCGGACGTCGTCGTCTCCGGCTGTAACCACGGGCCGAACATCGGCGCGCACATCCTCGGGCAGTCCGGGACCGTCGGCGCCGCGATGGAGGCCTCCTTCCTCGGCACGCCCGCGATCGCGGTGTCGCTGTACGACCGCGGGAACCTCCCCGTGCCGCCGACGCTCGACGCCGACGACTTCGCGGTCGCCGGCGAGGTCGTCACCGACCTCCTCGACCGAACCGACGAGGGGCGGCTCCCGTTCGGCGCCGACGTGCTAAACGTCAACGTGCCGGCCGCTGACGACGAGGCCGCGGCGGATCCCACCTACCGACTGACCGAGCCGGCGCGGGGCTTCGACGTGATCGAGTTCCGGCCGGGCGAGGAGGGTCCGGGCGAGGAGGAGCCGGACGACGAGAACGTCCCCGAGGGCTGGGAGTTCAGCGAGCGTCGCGGCGAGATGGGGATGGAGCTCCGCGACCGCTTCTGGCGAGAGTTTCTCCGCGGTGATGTCGCGGACGACCCCGGCTCGGACCGCCGCGCCGCGGTCGACGGCGAGGTGAGCATCTCGCCGCTGTCGAGTTCTCGGGCGATCGCGGGCGAGCGGGCCGGCGACCTCGTCGA